TGGTATAGGAGGATGTTTAATGAGAACCCATATAAAAACCAACTCGGATAAAACAATTCGTATTCACAATAAAAGTAACATTCCAGATTTTTTAGTTCTTCAGAAACAAAAAATGATCCAAAAATGTATTGATATTGAATCTAAACTTCCTTCTTTTTTGTCTGACTTTTTTTTATTTCTAAAGTCTTCTGTTGCTACTTCTACCAGATTAGCATATCTTGAAGATATACATTTCTTTTGCTTATACCTGATAAAAGAAACTAATAAAACAGATGCAGAATCCCCTTCACATATATCTTTAGACACTTTCGAAGATATTACAGCTAAAGATATTAACTTTTTTTTAGGACAATATTGCAGTAGATATGTAATTGAAGGAGATCAGTCTTTTAAGGTAATGGAAAATCATCAGCGTTCTTTAGCACGAAAAAAATCCTCATTATCAGTTATGTTTAAGAATTTATTTAGAGATGATTTAATATCGAAAAACATAACAGATGGGTTTAATCCCATACAACTTCCAAAGCCACAGCCAGACGCAATAAAAAGACTGGAGATCGACGAAGTAGTAAAACTGTTAGATGCAGTAGAAAATGGTGATTTGCTAACGGATAAAGCAAAAAAATATTGGGAAAAAACGAAATATAGAGATAGAGCAATTCTTGTTCTTTTTTTAACTTATGGACTTAGACTAAATGAATTACAGCAACTAAATATATCTTCTTTCAATTTTAACAGAGGAGAGTTCAAATTATATAGAAAACGTGGAAAAGAAAGCCTTATGCCAATCAACTATTCTTGTGAAGAAGTGATTAAAGATTATATTCATTACGAAAGAGTGCCCGATGAAAACGTTTCTGCTGAACACCAAGATGCACTCTTTTTATCATTACAAAAGCGTCGGATGACAATTCGTGCCATTCGTAATATGGTTAAAAAATATACATCGCTGATTCTTGGAACTTCTGCTAAAAATGGGTATAGTCCTCATAAGCTTAGAGCTACAGCAGCTACAGCTCTCATACAGCAAGGATTTTCAATTTTTGATGTTCAAAATTTAATGGATCATGATAATGTAACAACTACACAGCTTTATGCTGCACATAAAAAAGATGCGAAAAGGGAACTGGTGAAAAATTTCGAATGGGTTGACGGCAAAAATGATGAATCATAAGCATTTTTAGAATATGAACGTTTGTTTGTTTTATTATATATGATATAATGGCAGCATATTGAAGGGAGTGAGTCAATTTGTACGAAGATTTAACAATAAAACAAAAGTGTGTATTAAACTTTTTAAAAGAAACAGTTTTACAAAGAGGGTATCCACCATCTGTTCGTGAGATCGGTGAAGCAGTTGACTTAAAATCAACTTCGACTGTACACAGTCACTTAACAAACTTAGAAAAAAAAGGATATATTAAAAGGGACCCTGCGAAACCTCGAGCTATTGAAATTATAAACTATCAAAATCAAGATCAAAATATAAGTAAAAGAATGATAAATGTCCCATTAGTAGGTAAAGTAACTGCTGGAGAACCTGTCTTGGCAACTGAAAATATTGAGGATGTTTTTCCGTTACCAGTTGATTTTTTAGACACATCTGAAGATATCTTTATGTTAACAATTGAAGGATCATCTATGATTGAAGCAGGCATACTTGACGGAGACCAGGTAATTGTAAAAAAACAAAGCACTGCTGAAAATGGCGATATAGTTGTTGCTTTACTTGAAGATGAAGCAACTGTTAAACGTTTTTTTAAAGAAGAAAAAGGATTCCGTTTACAGCCTGAAAACTGTCATATGGAACCCTTATATGTTTCTGAAGTATTCATTTTAGGTAGAATAATTGGCTTAATACGACGATTTTAGAGATTTTAGACTATTTTTTCAAGACTATCTAAAGCTTTCATAATTCCTAATTTCGAGTGTGTATAGGTTAATCCTCCCTGCAGGTAAACATTGTAGGGAGTACGCATAGGTCCATCTGCACTTAGTTCTATTGAAGAGCCTTGTATAAATGCACCAGCTGCCATAATTACTTGATCTTTATATCCAGGCATACTCCATGGAAGTGGCTTTACAAACGCATCAACTGGTGCTGCTTCCTGTATTCCTTTACAAAATGCCATAAGCTTTTGTGGACAGTTTAATTGAATCGCTTGAATAATATCACTTCTCTTGTCTTCTGGTTTTGGGTTGACAAAATAACCATATTCACGAAAAACATGTGACGCTAGTATAGCGCCTTTGACTGCTTCACTTACAGTATTTGGAGCCAAAAAGAAACCTTGCAAAACTGTTCGCGAAGTTCCAAAAGTCAAGCCACACTCCTTACCTATCCCTGGAGCTGTTAAACGTTGTGACACCAGCTCTATCAAAGACGCTCTTCCAGCAACATAGCCGCCTGTTAAGACAATGCCACCACCGGGATTTTTTATCAAAGACCCTGCCATGATATCTGCTCCTACTGAAGTTGGTTCTTTTGTTTCTAGAAACTCACCATAACAGTTATCAACCATTACGATTGAGTCTGGTCGTTTTATTTTAACAAGTTCTATAACATGTTTCATTTGTTCAATAGAAATTGCTGGTCTAAAACTATATCCTGTTGAACGTTGTAAATATACCATTTTAGGATTTAAGCTATCAAGTTTTTTTTCTACTTCTTCCTCATTAATTGAACCATTTTCTTTCAACTCTATTTGCTCATATCTAATACTCAAATTTTTTAAACTGTGTGGATAGTTCCCTTCTAAGCCAATTGTACTGTGCAATGTATCATACGGAGGACCAGTAATGGAAATCATACATTCTCCAGGATTAAGCAATGATGTTAAGCATAAACTTATCGCATGTGTTCCATTAACAATGTTTGGCCGAACTAAAGCATCTTCTGCATCGAAAGCTTCAGCAAAAATGCTTTCAACTTTTTCACGACCTAAATCATTATATCCATAACCAGTAGTCCAGTTGAAGTGCTGATCACTTAATTGGTGTTTTTGCATTGCGTGAATTACTTTGTATTGGTTCTCTTCCTTGATTTGATCGCATTCCATAAAAATGGAAGCCAATTGCTTTTCTGAGGCCTCCACATCTTTTATAATTTTAGCGTCTATTTGATAATTATTTATAAGCATTGATGACATTCGGTATCATTTCCTCCAGATGTAGTATATAAGAAATATTGAGTAGCTGCCAAGATAATTTATTCTGAAATACTTGAGCTGTGTTGTTGAGAAGATTGATAAAAGTTTATAGGCTTTGAGGGAATAATTGTTGATATTGCATGCTTGTAGATTAATTGTTGCTTACCTTCTGTATCAAGTACAAGGGTATAATTATCGAAACCTTTTACTAGTCCTTTAAGTTGAAAGCCATTAATTAAATAAACAACTATTGAAATGTTTTCTTTGCGTACGTGATTAAGAAAAACATCTTGTAAGTTCACATTATTTTTCACTGCATCACATTCCTTTCAATTCTTTTACGATACGATTGTTAATCACTTCTAATTCCTTTTCTTTATCAGCAGGATTGCTACTATTTAATGAATACCAAGTAACATCCGGTATTCTATTAAACCAGGTCATTTGCCTCTTAGCAAATCTACGGGTATTGCGTTTAATTAATTCTACTGCATCTTCATAACTACATTCCCCATAAAAATATGCAATTAGCTCTTTATAACCAACCCCTTTAAGCGCTGGAGAATTTCTATTATATCCACACTTTAACAGTTCGTGAACTTCTTCTTTTAAGCCATTATTAAGCATATCATCTACACGGTTGTTAATTGAATTATAAAGTATCTTTCTATCTTGATATAATCCAAATACCTTGAAACAGTAATTTTTTCTTTCTACTAAGTCTTTAGAAAAGTCTTTTATACCTTGTGAAGAATAAGTGGAAACTTCTATTGCACGAATAATCCTTTTCCAATTATTAGGGTGAATACGCAATGCAACTTCCGGATTAATAGCTTTCAGACGTAAGAATAATTCTTCACTTCCTTTTTCTTTATAGATTGCCTCTAATTTGTTTCTTAAACTCTGATCTACTTC
This genomic interval from Tindallia magadiensis contains the following:
- a CDS encoding tyrosine-type recombinase/integrase — its product is MRTHIKTNSDKTIRIHNKSNIPDFLVLQKQKMIQKCIDIESKLPSFLSDFFLFLKSSVATSTRLAYLEDIHFFCLYLIKETNKTDAESPSHISLDTFEDITAKDINFFLGQYCSRYVIEGDQSFKVMENHQRSLARKKSSLSVMFKNLFRDDLISKNITDGFNPIQLPKPQPDAIKRLEIDEVVKLLDAVENGDLLTDKAKKYWEKTKYRDRAILVLFLTYGLRLNELQQLNISSFNFNRGEFKLYRKRGKESLMPINYSCEEVIKDYIHYERVPDENVSAEHQDALFLSLQKRRMTIRAIRNMVKKYTSLILGTSAKNGYSPHKLRATAATALIQQGFSIFDVQNLMDHDNVTTTQLYAAHKKDAKRELVKNFEWVDGKNDES
- the lexA gene encoding transcriptional repressor LexA codes for the protein MYEDLTIKQKCVLNFLKETVLQRGYPPSVREIGEAVDLKSTSTVHSHLTNLEKKGYIKRDPAKPRAIEIINYQNQDQNISKRMINVPLVGKVTAGEPVLATENIEDVFPLPVDFLDTSEDIFMLTIEGSSMIEAGILDGDQVIVKKQSTAENGDIVVALLEDEATVKRFFKEEKGFRLQPENCHMEPLYVSEVFILGRIIGLIRRF
- a CDS encoding methionine gamma-lyase family protein, producing MSSMLINNYQIDAKIIKDVEASEKQLASIFMECDQIKEENQYKVIHAMQKHQLSDQHFNWTTGYGYNDLGREKVESIFAEAFDAEDALVRPNIVNGTHAISLCLTSLLNPGECMISITGPPYDTLHSTIGLEGNYPHSLKNLSIRYEQIELKENGSINEEEVEKKLDSLNPKMVYLQRSTGYSFRPAISIEQMKHVIELVKIKRPDSIVMVDNCYGEFLETKEPTSVGADIMAGSLIKNPGGGIVLTGGYVAGRASLIELVSQRLTAPGIGKECGLTFGTSRTVLQGFFLAPNTVSEAVKGAILASHVFREYGYFVNPKPEDKRSDIIQAIQLNCPQKLMAFCKGIQEAAPVDAFVKPLPWSMPGYKDQVIMAAGAFIQGSSIELSADGPMRTPYNVYLQGGLTYTHSKLGIMKALDSLEKIV
- the hfq gene encoding RNA chaperone Hfq, with amino-acid sequence MKNNVNLQDVFLNHVRKENISIVVYLINGFQLKGLVKGFDNYTLVLDTEGKQQLIYKHAISTIIPSKPINFYQSSQQHSSSISE
- the miaA gene encoding tRNA (adenosine(37)-N6)-dimethylallyltransferase MiaA codes for the protein MTLVNKPIIPIIIGPTAIGKTHLAIQLALKNHGEIISADSMQIYKKMNIGTAKPTNDEKQGVPHHLIDLILPDQRYTVADFQEQALTKIDVLTAQKILPIIAGGTGLYIHSLLYDMDFSKKEVDQSLRNKLEAIYKEKGSEELFLRLKAINPEVALRIHPNNWKRIIRAIEVSTYSSQGIKDFSKDLVERKNYCFKVFGLYQDRKILYNSINNRVDDMLNNGLKEEVHELLKCGYNRNSPALKGVGYKELIAYFYGECSYEDAVELIKRNTRRFAKRQMTWFNRIPDVTWYSLNSSNPADKEKELEVINNRIVKELKGM